From a single Streptomyces liliifuscus genomic region:
- a CDS encoding SWIM zinc finger family protein: MTQSGTTTPLPPVAPEVFASAVESLTTRLRGRLDAAVEALTAAPVTVEGGTFGVRCGEDALVTLAPDPSGTVTDAEQARCTCLLAPRCLHRAAVLGACPVAVTESARPVLIDPSVLSGSGAAAETTDAVPPTELDRSAGPGPSTRPNPPAGPDPSTRPNPPAGPDRIAHPAHIAEPNPPTHGIRPTEQVRPAEGASPTEQINPTKQVRPAERVSPTGRVRPAEPNRLADPSPQPAHAPANTPTCPSATQIRAAAGLWTAAAAVLSAGTAGTGAVLEAELLRAAHMARLTGLHRAEAAALSVVRCLRTARDPYSPPRLAELVTILRELLLVSHLLKSGDPEPALIGAVRRNHRPDGSLRLYGICREPVVGADDLGGVVTHLLDDDGRWYTLRDVQPGGPARARRAGTALVAIRSFLSDHFRVSRGGLIISGATVSPEGRLLAERGVRATFAAGRPWAEAAPATVFARPLAESAAVRFPASLVGESGGTGYARPLIGCDVEIAAPDGEDLLVRELPRGADEFGDCPPTPGPPVRLAPAHSHPALAHTANFQQLGARPGLRIRVLGRLDPDRVTTLRALAVGPVPGTEATLRLPDVWQGRADLGYDLLHSDHFPPDIPAPSPPTASSTHACRATPPGDSPLWRVRRLVELAVTGGRRIAAESTRGNDHDGHAAVLRRSGLVTGSDLITALGAVAGRRSLDVFGRHSGADPDQYATQWLATAVYLAAAETNLRHGTWPAHEHTDSDSDTSTSTSTSTDDS, encoded by the coding sequence ATGACCCAATCCGGCACGACCACCCCGCTTCCGCCGGTCGCACCCGAGGTGTTCGCCTCCGCGGTGGAGAGCCTCACCACCCGGCTCCGCGGCAGACTGGACGCGGCCGTCGAGGCGTTGACGGCCGCGCCCGTCACCGTCGAGGGCGGGACTTTCGGCGTCCGCTGCGGCGAGGACGCTCTGGTGACCTTGGCACCGGACCCGTCCGGCACGGTCACCGACGCCGAACAGGCCCGTTGCACCTGTCTGTTGGCACCGCGCTGCCTGCATCGGGCGGCGGTGCTGGGCGCCTGCCCGGTCGCCGTCACGGAATCCGCCCGGCCCGTGCTCATCGACCCGTCCGTGCTCTCCGGGTCCGGCGCAGCCGCTGAAACGACCGATGCTGTTCCGCCGACCGAGCTGGACCGTTCCGCCGGACCGGGCCCATCCACCAGACCAAACCCTCCCGCCGGACCGGACCCTTCCACCAGACCAAACCCTCCCGCCGGACCGGACCGAATCGCCCACCCGGCCCATATCGCCGAACCGAACCCGCCCACCCACGGGATCCGCCCCACCGAACAGGTTCGTCCCGCCGAGGGGGCCAGCCCCACCGAACAAATCAACCCCACCAAACAGGTTCGCCCCGCCGAGAGGGTCAGCCCGACCGGACGGGTCCGCCCCGCCGAGCCGAACCGGCTCGCGGACCCCAGCCCTCAGCCCGCCCACGCCCCGGCCAACACCCCCACCTGTCCCTCAGCCACCCAGATCCGTGCCGCCGCCGGACTCTGGACGGCTGCGGCAGCCGTGCTCTCCGCCGGAACGGCCGGTACAGGAGCGGTCCTTGAGGCCGAGTTGCTCCGGGCCGCCCACATGGCACGTCTGACGGGCCTCCACCGCGCGGAGGCAGCGGCCCTGAGCGTGGTGCGCTGTCTGCGTACGGCACGCGACCCGTACAGCCCGCCCAGACTCGCCGAGTTGGTGACCATCCTGCGTGAACTCCTCCTCGTATCCCACCTGTTGAAGTCCGGAGACCCCGAACCCGCACTGATCGGCGCCGTCCGCCGCAACCACCGCCCCGACGGGTCCCTACGCCTCTACGGGATCTGCCGCGAGCCGGTGGTCGGCGCCGACGACCTCGGCGGAGTGGTCACGCATCTCCTCGACGACGACGGCCGCTGGTACACGCTCCGCGACGTCCAGCCCGGCGGCCCGGCGAGGGCCCGACGGGCCGGTACCGCCCTCGTCGCCATCCGGAGCTTTCTGAGCGACCACTTCCGGGTGTCGCGCGGCGGCCTGATCATCTCGGGAGCGACCGTCTCCCCGGAAGGGCGCCTGCTTGCGGAAAGAGGTGTCCGTGCCACGTTCGCCGCCGGACGCCCCTGGGCCGAGGCCGCGCCGGCGACGGTGTTCGCCCGCCCGCTCGCCGAGTCCGCCGCCGTGCGGTTCCCGGCGTCGCTCGTGGGTGAGTCCGGAGGGACCGGGTACGCCCGCCCCCTGATCGGTTGTGACGTGGAGATCGCCGCGCCCGACGGCGAGGATCTGCTTGTCCGTGAACTGCCCCGTGGCGCAGATGAGTTCGGGGACTGCCCGCCCACCCCTGGTCCACCGGTCCGACTGGCCCCCGCCCACAGCCACCCCGCTCTCGCCCACACCGCCAATTTCCAACAGCTGGGCGCGCGTCCCGGGCTGCGGATCCGGGTCCTCGGCCGCCTCGACCCCGACCGGGTCACAACGCTCCGCGCGCTCGCCGTCGGCCCCGTACCCGGCACGGAGGCGACTCTTCGGCTCCCGGACGTCTGGCAGGGTCGCGCCGATCTCGGCTACGACCTCCTGCACAGCGACCACTTCCCGCCGGACATCCCCGCTCCGTCCCCGCCCACCGCCTCCTCCACCCACGCCTGCCGCGCCACCCCTCCCGGCGACTCTCCGCTCTGGCGCGTCCGGCGTCTGGTCGAACTGGCCGTCACGGGAGGACGCCGGATCGCCGCCGAATCCACGCGCGGCAACGATCACGACGGCCACGCTGCCGTGCTGCGCCGCAGCGGGCTCGTCACAGGTTCGGACCTGATCACCGCGCTCGGCGCGGTGGCCGGGCGCCGCTCCCTGGACGTCTTCGGACGCCACAGCGGAGCCGACCCGGACCAGTACGCGACCCAGTGGCTCGCCACGGCCGTCTATCTGGCCGCCGCCGAGACGAACCTGAGGCACGGGAC